DNA sequence from the Streptomyces cinnabarinus genome:
AGCAGACCGGGAAGTCACAGCAGACAACAGGAGGTGCCGAGCCCATGGCGCTCGACCAGTCCTTCGTCGGGCGGACCTATCCGCCCACCGCCCCCTACGAGGTCGGTCGCGAGAAGATCCGTGAGTTCGCGGAAGCGGTGGGGGACGCCAACCCGGCGTACACGGACCCGGAGGCCGCCAAGGCGCTCGGTCACCCCGATGTGATCGCCCCGCCGACCTTCGTCTTCGCGATCACCTTCAAGGCGGCCGGCGAGGTCGTCGCCGACCCCCAGCTCGGCCTGGACTACAGCCGGGTGGTGCACGGCGACCAGAAGTTCGCCTACGCCCGTCCGGTGCGTGCCGGGGACCGGCTGACGGTCACCTCGACCATCGAGGCGATCAAGTCCCTCGCGGGCAACGACATCCTGGACATCCGCGGCGAGGTCCACGACGAGGCGGGGGAGCACGTCGTGACCGCATGGACGAAGCTGGTCGCCCGCGCGGCCGAGGAGGCGTGAGCAACACCATGACGGCGAAGATTTCGTACGGCGACGTCGAGGTCGGCACCGAGCTGCCCGCGCAGACGTTCCCTGTGACCCGTGCCACGCTCGTCCAGTACGCGGGCGCCTCGGGCGACTTCAACCCGATCCACTGGAACGAGAAGTTCGCCAAGGAGGTCGGGCTGCCGGACGTCATCGCGCACGGCATGTTCACCATGGCCGAGGCGATCCGGGTGGTGACCGACTGGGCCGGTGACCCGGGCGCGGTCGTCGAGTACGGCGTCCGCTTCACCAAGCCCGTCGTCGTCCCGAACGACGACCAGGGCGCCACGATCGAGGTCAGCGGCAAGGTCGCGGCCATGCTCGACGACAACACGGTCCGCGTGGACCTGACGGCGACCAGCGCGGGCCAGAAGGTGCTGGGCATGTCACGGGCGGTCGTCCGCCTGGCGTGACGGCACGCGCGTGGCTGTGATGTAAGGGGCGTCCTCCCTTGAGGGGCGCCCCTACATGCTGGGTCCCCAGCCGGGCTCCAACTGCTGATGCCGACAAGCAAAATGAGCCCGTGGACACAGACGAACGCGCCGCCGCCCTGGTAACGGCAGCCTGGCAGGCCATACGGGACGACCATCGCGTACGGGCCGACCTGTGGGAGGCGGCTTACACAGAACCCCGCCTCCGGCAGCTCTTCCCCTGGTCCGGAATGGGCGAGCTCCACTTCAGCCGCTGCACCGGCTCGCGCTGGACCTGGGACATCCCCTTCGTCATGCCCGCCACCGCGAGCGCCTACCTGGTCGCCGGCCCGCTCCGGACCCAGGTGGTAGGCCCGGTGGCCACCGCCCTGGAGGCGGCCGCCATGGTCGTCCAGCGGCTCCCCGCGGGCTGCGGCCCCGCCTTCCTCGGTACGCCGGAAGAACTGGCAGCCCACGAAGCCCGGCACCGGCGGCACCTCGGCCCTTGACGAAGTTAGTGATTGAGTACTAACTTTCAAACATGGTCAGGATGAGCGCAGAGGAGCGGCGCGAGAGCGTCATCCGCGCGGCGATGAGCGAGTTCGCCCGCGGTGGCTACCACGGCACGTCGACCGAGGCGATCGCCAAGCGGGTCGGTGTCTCGCAGCCGTATCTCTTCCGGCTCTTCCCGGGCAAGAAGGCGATCTTCCTGGCGGCGGCGGCGCGCTGCGTCGAGGAGACCATCCGCACCTTCGCGGAGGCCTCCGAGGGACTGGAGGGCGAAGAGGCCCTGCATGCCATGGCGAACGCCTACACCAAGGTCATCGCCGAGCACCCGGAGCGGCTGCTCATGCAGATGCAGACCTACGTCGCCGTAGGGGCCGCCGAGGAGGAGGGCGACCACGAGTTCGGCGCGGCGGTGCGCGACGGCTGGATGCGACTGTGGGACACCGTGCACCTGCCGCTCGGTGCCGACGTCAACGAGACGACGACGTTCCTGGCGTACGGCATGCTCGTCAACTGCCTGGTCGCCATGGGATTCCCGCCCGAGCACCGGGTGTGGGAGGGGCTCTACCCGTCCGCCCGCACCAAGGGGCGGCTCGAACACTGAGGCACAAGGAAGGCGTTTTTGGCGCCTTTTCATGATCGTCGAAGTTAGTCATCAATTACTAACCGAACCGCTGAGCACCCTCTGGGGGAGAGATGTCACAGCAGACCGCACCTCGTGGAGGACCCCTCTGGGCCCTCGTCATCACCAGCGTCGCCGGATTCATGGCGGCCCTGGACAACCTCGTCGTCACCACCGCGCTGCCCTCCATCCGGGAGGACCTGGGCGGGGGACTGCACGACCTGGAATGGACGGTGAGCGCCTACACCCTCACCTTCGCCGTCCTGCTGATGTTCGGCGCGGCCCTCGGCGACCGCTTCGGGCGCCGCCGGCTCTTCCTCGTCGGGATCACGATCTTCACCGGCGCCTCCGCCGCCGCGGCCATGGCACCCGGCATCGACTCCCTGATCGCCGCCCGCGCGGTGCAGGGCGTCGGCGCGGCGATCATGATGCCGCTGACGCTGACTCTGCTGACGGCCGCGGTGCCCGCCGCCAAGCGCGGGATGGCGTTCGGGATCTGGGGCGCGGTCAACGGGCTCGCGGTCGCCTCCGGGCCGCTCATCGGCGGCAGCCTCACCGAGCACATCTCCTGGCAGTGGATCTTCTGGCTGAACGTTCCGCTGGGCCTGATCCTGCTCCCGCTCGCCCGCCTTCGCCTCGCCGAGTCCCACGGCACCGGCGCCCCGCTCGACCTCCCCGGCACCCTCCTGGCCAGCGGCGGCCTCTTCGGCATCGTCTACGGCCTGGTCCGCGGCCCCGCCGACGGCTGGGCCGCGCCCCTGGTCCTCACCGGTCTCTTTGCCGGCGGCGCCCTGCTCGTCGGCTTCGTCCTCTACAGCACCCGCGCCAAGAACCCGATGCTGCCGATGCGGCTGTTCCGCTCCCGTGCCTTCTCCGGGATCAACGCCGCGAGCATGCTGATGTTCCTCGGCATGTTCGGCTCGATCTTCCTGCTCAGCCAGTACATGCAGGGCGTGCTCGGCTACTCGCCCACCGAGGCGGGACTGCGGATGCTGCCCTGGACCGGTATGCCGATGCTGGTCGCGCCGATCGCCGGCATCCTCTCCGACCGGATCGGCGGCCGCCCGGTCGTCGCCACCGGCCTCTTCCTCCAGGCCGCCGGCCTCGGCTATCTGGCCTACGTCATCACCGCGGACGCCTCCTACGGCATCCAGCTGCCCGGACTGGTCATCAGCGGCGTCGGCATGGCCCTGTTCTTCGCACCGGCCTCCGCTCTGGTGATGTCCAGCGTCCGGGCCTCGGAACAGGGCGTCGCCTCCGGTGCCAACAACGCGCTGCGCGAGGTGGGCGGCGCGCTCGGCATCGCCATCATGTCGTCGATCTTCGCGGCCCAGGGCGGCTACGAGACCGGACAGACCTTCGTCGACGGGCTGAAGCCCGCCCTGGTGACCGGCGCCTCGCTGGTCGCCGTCGCCGGAGTCGCCGCCCTGTGCATCCCGGGCCGCAGGCGCGCCGAGCGCGTCGAGAGCCAGGACGCGCCCGCCCCCGTACTCGAGACCGCCGGCCGCTGAGGAGGACACCATGCCCACGCTTCCCTGGACCGTCCCGAACACCCCGCCCACCGGCGCCGAGGTGCATGTCTTCGCCTCCCGCTTCGAGACCCGCAGCCGCTGGGGCGCGCTGAAGTTCTTCCTCCGCACACCCGGCGTGTGGCGGCAGGTCAGCCGGGCGCCCGGCGCGTACGGCGCCGCCCTGAAGGCGCAGCCGCTCAAGCGGACCTTCTGGACCCTGTCCGCCTGGGAGTCGCCGCAGGCCCTCAAGACCTTCGCCCGCTCCGGCACCCACGCCCCGACCTCCCGGGGCCTGGCCCCCCTCATGCGGGACGCGAAGTTCGCCACCTGGACGGCGAAGAGCGACGAGCTCCCGCTCGACTGGGCCGAGGCCGCCCGCCGGCTGAGCTGAGCCCTGGATGCCGTACCGAAGACGGCCCCGCCCTGACCGGTGGGGCCGTTCTCGTACCCTTGAGCGCGTGCAGGAACTCCACGATGCCCCGCTCGCCCCGCTGACCACCTTCCGACTGGGCGGACCGGCCACCCGGCTGGTCACCGCCACCACCGACGCCGAGGTGATCGCCGCCGTCCGCGAGGCCGATGCCGCGGGCACGCCGCTGCTGCTCATCGGCGGCGGCTCGAACCTGGTCATCGGCGACAAGGGGTTCGAGGGCACCGCGCTCGTCATCGCCACCGAGGGACTCGAGATCCACGGCACGCGCGTGGAGCTCGCCGCGGGCGAGGTGTGGACCGACGCCGTCGCCCGCACCGTCGAGGCGGGACTCGCCGGGGTCGAGTGCCTGGCCGGCATCCCCGGCTCGGCGGGCGCGACCCCGATCCAGAACGTCGGCGCGTACGGCCAGGAGGTCTCCTCCACCATCACCGAGGTGATCGCCTACGACCGCCGCGGCGGCGAGACCGTCACGCTGACGAACGAGGAGTGCGCCTTCTCCTACCGCCACAGCCGCTTCAAGGCGGACCCCGAGCGGTATGTCGTGCTGCGCGTCCGGTTCGAGCTGGAGGACGCCGCCGGGCTGTCCGGGCCGATCAAGTACGCCGAGACCGCCCGCGCCCTCGGTGTCGAGCCCGGTGAGCGGGTGCCGCTCGCCTCCGCGCGGGAGACCGTCCTGAAGCTGCGCGCCGGGAAGGGCATGGTCCTGGATCCCGAGGACCACGACACCTGGTCCGCCGGATCCTTCTTCACCAACCCGATCCTCACCGACGAGCAGTTCGCGGCCTTCCACGCGCGCGTGAAGGAGCGGCTCGGCGACGGCGTGCAGCCCCCGGCCTACCCGGCGGGGGAGGGACACACCAAGACCTCCGCCGCCTGGCTGATCGACAAGGCGGGCTTCACCAAGGGCTACGGCAGCGGGCCCGCGCGGATCTCCACCAAGCACACCCTCGCCCTCACCAACCGGGGCGCGGCGACCACCGAGGACCTGCTGGCGCTGGCCCGCGAGGTCGTCGCCGGAGTCCGCGAGGCCTTCGGGATCACGCTGGTCAACGAGCCGGTGACGGTGGGCGTCAGCCTCTAGGCCCAGTCGGCCCAGGGCAGGGGTCAGTAGGCCACCCCCACCCCCTGCTTCACCGTCCCCGCGTCCTCGGTCATCGCCAGCATCGCGTGCGCCACGTCCGCGCGGCCGATGAAGCGGCTCCTGGCCGGGGTGCCGCCGACCACTGTGCGGTACATCCCGGTGAGCGGCTTGTCCTGGAGCCGGGGCGGGCGTACCGAGGTCCAGTCCACGGCGCTGCGGGCGAGCTCGGCCTCCATCTCCCTGAGGTCGTCGTAGACGCCCTTGAGGACCGCGGAGACCGCGGCGCGCATCGCGCGGTCGAGGGGCCCGTCCTGTGCCGCGGCCGGTCCGAGCGGGGCCGCGCTCACCACCAGCAGCCGCCGGGTGCCCTCGGCCTCCATGGCCCGCAGCACCGCGCGGGTGAGCCGGGCGGTGACCCCGGCGTCCTTGCGGCTGCGGGCGCCGAGGCCGGACAGCACCGCGCCGCGGCCGGCCACCGCGGGACGTACGGCCTCCGGGTCGGTCAGATCCGCGCGGAACACCTCCAGGCCCGCGCCCGTCACCGGGAGCCGCGCGGGATCCCGTACGACCGCCGTCACCTGGTGCCCGGCGGTCAGCGCCTGCCGGACGATCTCCTGGCCGATGCCGCCGGTGGCACCGAAGACCGTGAGCTTCATGGCCTCTCCCCACTACGCCGTGAATTGGTGGGTGAGTATTCACTCACCCCTGCCTTGTCTCTAGGGTGGGTAAGTACTCACCCACTCGTCAACCCCGGTAAGGTCCCCATCCGTGGAATCCGCTCAGAAGCCCGCCCGCGTCCGTATCCTCGACGCCGCCCATGACCTGATGCTCACCGTCGGGCTCGCCCGGGCCACCACCAAGGAGATCGCCAAGGCGGCCGGATGCTCCGAGGCCGCGCTCTACAAGTACTTCGAGAGCAAGGAAGAGCTGTTCGTCCGGGTCCTCAGCGAGCGGCTGCCCCGGCTGACACCGCTGCTCAGCGGGCTCACGGCCGAGCCCGGGACCGGCACCCTGGAGGGCAACCTGACCCGGATCGCCCGGCAGGCGGCCCTCTTCTACGAGCAGAGCTTCCCGATCGCCGCCTCCCTGTACGCCGAGGCACAGCTCAAGCGGCGGCACGACGACGCGCTGCGCAAGATCGGCGCGGGCCCGCACATGCCGATCGAGGCCCTGGACGCCTATCTGCGCGCCGAGCGGACCGCGGGCCGCGTCCGGGCGGACGCCGACACCTTCGCGGCCGCCTCCCTGCTCCTCGGCGCCTGCGCCCAGCGCGCCTTCGCCTACGACGCCACCCCGGACGGCAGACGCCCGCCCGTGGACGACTTCGCCGCCCGGCTCGCCCGGACCCTGCTGAGCGGAATCTCCGTTGCGCCGGACGACGCCGGCCCCCGACCCTGAGGGCATGAGGCATCGCACATGCGGCTGAGGCTGACCGAGTTCAGACCCCGGACCGGACCGTACGAACACCGCGTCGTCCAGCCCCGCACCCCCCTGCGCCACACCTCACTGACGGCGCCCGACCCCATCGGCATGCTGTTCGGTGACCACGACGGCCTGAGCCGGCTGGCCGGACTCTTCTCCTTCGCCGCCTGCTCCCGGCACACGATCGTCCACGTTCCGCTGCGCGACGGAGTCCCGCCCGACGAGGGCGTGGGCGAGCGCGTCGACCTGGTCCTCGCCCACCACACGCTGGGTCTGCGCCCCAGCCAGTGGCCCGCGCTGCGCGCCAGGCTGCGCCAGGGCACCCCGCTGACCGTCGGCACCGACGAGGCGCGCACCGCGAGGGACGCCAAGACCTGGCAGGAGCGACGGGACCGCGACGACATGCGGCACGTCACCCACGCGCGGACGTTCTTCCTGTTCGGCAGCCGGGACGTGTTCGCCCAGACCGCCTCCGAACTCGCCCGCGCGGCAGGCCTCGGGCCGCATCAGAAGGGCGTCGCCAAAGGACGCTCGACGATGATGGGCTGCCTGGCGCTGGTCCAGCCGCCCGGCGGAGGGCACCCCGTCGAGGTCCTGATCTGCTTCAAGCCCTATCCGCCGTACGCCCACTTCAGGCGGCCGGGCGAGTCAGCCACTCGTCCACACCGGACAGCAGCCGCGCCTTGACCTCCTCCGGCGCCGCGGACGCCCGTACCGACTGCCGGGCCAGTTCCGCCAGTTCCGCGTCCGTGAAGGCGTGGTGCCGGCGCGCGATGTCGTACTGGGCCGCGAGCCGGGAGCCGAAGAGCAGGGGGTCGTCCGCGCCCAGGGCCAGCGGGACACCGGCCTCGAACAGGGTGCGCAGGGGAACGTCCCCCGGCTTCTCGTAGACGCCGAGGGCCACGTTCGACGCCGGGCACACCTCGCAGGTCACGCCCCGGTCGGCCAGGCGCTTCAGCAGCCGCGGGTCCTCCGCCGCGCGCACGCCGTGGCCGATCCGGTCGGCGTCCAGGTCGTCCAGGCAGTCGCGGACCGAGGCGGGGCCGGTCAGCTCGCCGCCGTGCGGGGCGGAGAGCAGTCCGCCCTCGCGGGCGATGGAGAACGCCCGGTCGAAGTCGCGGGCCATGCCCCGCCGCTCGTCGTTGGACAGCCCGAAGCCGACCACGCCCCGGTCCGCGTACCGCACTGCCAGCCGTGCCAGCGTGCGGGCGTCCAGCGGGTGCTTCATCCGGTTCGCCGCCACCAGGACCCGCATCCCGAGCCCCGTCTCCCGCGACGTCGTCTCCACCGCGTCCAGGATGATCTCCAGCGCCGGGATCAGCCCACCGAGCCGGGGCGCGTACGACGTCGGGTCCACCTGGATCTCCAGCCAGCCCGAGCCGTCCTTCAGATCCTCCTCGGCCGCCTCGCGCACCAGGCGCTGAATGTCCTCGGGCTGCCGCAGGCACGAGCGCGCCGCGTCGTACAGCCGCTGGAAGCGGAACCAGCCCCGCTCGTCCGTCGCCCGCAGTCGGGGCGGCTCCCCGCTCGTCAGGGCTTCCGTGAGCACCTCGGGCAGGCGCACGCCGTACTTGTCGGCCAGTTCCAGGACGGTGCCGGGCCGCATCGATCCGGTGAAGTGCAGGTGCAGATGGGCTTTCGGCAGCTCAGAGACATCACGTACACGCTCCATCCCAGGATCCTGCCGTACGCAACCGCCGTCCCGGTACCGCTTTCCCCGTTCGTGGTCTTGCTCGCACAAAGAAACAGGGCACCCGGGACGCCCCCGGGTGCCCTGCGCGAAGCCTCGGCTACCTGGCCTCGGCCAGCAGCTTCTGGATCCGGCTGACGCCCTCGACGAGGTCCTCGTCACCGAGCGCGTACGACAGCCGCAGATAGCCCGGCGTGCCGAACGCCTCGCCCGGGACGACCGCGACCTCGGCCTCCTCCAGGATCAGCTCGGCCAGCTCCACGCTGCTCTGCGGACGCTTGCCGCGGATCTCCTTGCCCAGCAGGCCCTTGACCGACGGGTACGCGTAGAAGGCGCCCTCGGGCTCCGGGCAGAGCACGCCGTCGATCTCGTTGAGCATCCGCACGATCGTCTTCCGGCGGCGGTCGAAGGCCTCGCGCATCGTCGCGACCGCGTCCAGGTCACCGGAGACGGCGGCGAGCGCGGCCACCTGCGCCACGTTCGAGACGTTCGACGTCGCGTGCGACTGGAGGTTGGTCGCGGCCTTCACCACGTCCTTCGGGCCGATGACCCAGCCGACCCGCCAGCCGGTCATGGCGTACGTCTTGGCGACACCGTTGACCACGACGCACTTGTCGCGCAGCTCGGGCAGCAGCCCCGGCAGGGAGACCGCGGCGGCGTCGCCGTAGACCAGGTGCTCGTAGATCTCGTCCGTCATCACCCACAGGCCGTGCTCGACGGCCCAGCGGCCGATCGCCTCGGTGTCGGCCTCGCTGTAGACGGCGCCGGTCGGGTTGGACGGCGACACGAACAGGACGACCTTGGTCTTCTCCGTGCGCGCGGCCTCCAGCTGCTCCACGGAGACGCGGTAGTTGGTCGTCTCGTCCGCGACGACCTCGACCGGGACACCGCCGGCCAGGCGGATGGACTCCGGGTACGTCGTCCAGTACGGCGCCGGGACGATGACCTCGTCGCCCGGGTCGAGGATCGCGGCGAAGGCCTCGTAGATCGCCTGCTTGCCGCCGTTGGTGACCAGGATCTGCGAGACGTCGGGCTCATAGCCGGAGTCGCGCAGCGTCTTGGCGGCGATCGCGGCCTTCAGCTCGGGCAGACCGCCGGCCGGGGTGTAGCGGTGGTACTTGGGGTTCTTGCACGCCTCGATGGCGGCCTCGACGATGTAGTCGGGCGTCGGGAAGTCGGGCTCACCGGCGCCGAAGCCGATCACCGGTCGCCCGGCGGCCTTGAGGGCCTTGGCCTTGGCGTCCACGGCGAGGGTGGCGGACTCGGAGATCGCGCCGACTCGGGCGGAGACCCGGCGCTCGGTGGGAGGGGTTGCAGCGCTCATGGGCCCATCGTTCCAGACCCGAAACAGGCCCGGCACGCGGGTTTCACAGACTGAACAACGACTGAACAACCGTCCGGATCCACCGCGCACGCTGGGCGATCTTTCATCCCCAAGGCGCCTACGGGCACTTTCTGTTCGACGAGGGGCCCGAGACCACGTACACTCTCACCTCGTTGGCCTTCAGCAGCCCGCACTCATACGGTGCACACCGAGCACCCGTCCGGATGCGGTACGTTGGGGAACACACAAAGGGTCGTAGCTCAATTGGTAGAGCACTGGTCTCCAAAACCAGCGGTTGGGGGTTCAAGTCCCTCCGGCCCTGCTACACACACCTTCGCCAGGATGTGTGCGCATGTACGTACAGCAATGCACCGCCGTGCGGCTCAGACCGGGCGCGGCACGGCCACGACCCGGAATCAGGTGAGGACGAGTGACGGACGCCGTGGGCTCCATCGACATGCCTGATGCCGAGGACGAAGCGCCGGATTCCAAGAAGAAGACCCGCAAGGGCGGTAAGCGTGCCAAGAAGGGCCCGCTGAAGCGCCTTGCCCTCTTCTACCGGCAGATCGTCGCAGAGCTCCGCAAGGTCGTCTGGCCATCGCGCAGCCAGCTGACGACTTACACGACCGTGGTGATTGTCTTTGTCGTCATCATGATCGGCCTGGTGACCGTGATTGACTATGGGCTCGACCACGCCGCCAAGTACGTCTTCGGCTGAGCAAGGAGCGAAGGGCGCCGCGGTTACCGGCGCCCCTTTTCGCATGTTCCACCCCTATGTATCCAGGAAGAAGCAGCCACCGTGTCTGACCAGAACCTGAACGACGCCGTCGAGCCGGACGAGACCGTGTCCGTGGAGGACGAGCTCGACATCGTCGAGGGCGCGGACGAGGACCTGGACGAGGTCGAGGCTGCCGACGCCGAGGCGGGCGAGCCCGCCGAGGAAGCGGCCGTGCACGTCGAGGACGAGACCGAGGCCGAGGCCGAGGAAGAGCCGGTCGAGGAAGAGCCGGCCGAGCCGGTCGACCCCGTCGCCGCCCTGCGCGAGGAGCTGCGCACCCTGCCCGGCGAGTGGTACGTCATCCACACCTACGCCGGGTACGAGAACCGCGTGAAGACCAACCTGGAGCAGCGCGCCGTCTCGCTCAACGTCGAGGACTACATCTTCCAGGCCGAGGTGCCGCAGGAAGAGGTCGTCCAGATCAAGAACGGCGACCGCAAGACCATCCGCCAGAACAAGCTCCCCGGCTATGTCCTGGTGCGCATGGACCTGACCAACGAGTCCTGGGGTGTCGTCCGCAACACCCCCGGCGTCACCGGCTTCGTGGGCAACGCCTACGACCCGTACCCGCTGACCCTGGACGAGATCGTCAAGATGCTCGCCCCGGAGGCCGAGGAGAAGGCCGCCCGCGAGGCCGCCGAGGCCGAGGGCAAGCCGGCTCCGGCCCGCAAGGTCGAGGTCCAGGTGCTGGACTTCGAGGTCGGCGACTCGGTCACCGTCACCGACGGTCCGTTCGCCACGCTCCAGGCGACGATCAACGAGATCAACCCCGACTCCAAGAAGGTCAAGGGTCTGGTGGAGATCTTCGGTCGCGAGACCCCGGTCGAGCTGAGCTTCGACCAGATCCAGAAGAACTGACTCTTTCTGGACGAACGCTTCCGAGCAGGTCAGGCATCGCCTGACCTGCTCGGTTTTTGGCCGCGCATCCATACCCGTTATCGTTGTGCGGTATGCCTGCGTCCGGGTGGTCCCCGGGTGCGGGCAGGACCCGAATCGAAAGGACCCGGAGAGCTATGCCTCCCAAGAAGAAGAAGGTCACGGGGCTCATCAAGCTCCAGATCCAGGCCGGTGCCGCCAACCCGGCTCCGCCGGTCGGCCCCGCGCTGGGTCAGCACGGCGTCAACATCATGGAGTTCTGCAAGGCCTACAACGCCGCGACCGAGTCGCAGCGCGGTTGGGTCATCCCGGTGGAGATCACGGTCTACGAGGACCGCTCCTTCACCTTCGTGACCAAGACTCCGCCGGCCGCGAAGATGATCCTCAAGGCCGCGGGCGTGGAGAAGGGCTCCGGCGAGCCGCACAAGACCAAGGTCGCCAAGATCACCGAGGCGCAGGTCCGCGAGATCGCCACCACCAAGATGCCCGACCTCAACGCCAACGACCTGGACGCCGCCGCGAAGATCATCGCCGGCACCGCCCGCTCCATGGGCATCACGGTCGAGGGCTGAACCCCAACCTCCCAGCAGTAGTGGCAGGGCCTGCTCGGCCTGGACCACAACTCCTAAAGAAACCCCAGGAGCAGTAGTGAGCAAGCGCAGCAAGTCTCTCCGCGCTGCGGACGCCAAGATCGACCGGGACAAGCTCTACGCCCCGCTCGAGGCCGTCCGTCTCGCCAAGGAGACCTCCACGACCAAGTTCGACGGCACCGTCGAGGTCGCCT
Encoded proteins:
- the rplK gene encoding 50S ribosomal protein L11, with amino-acid sequence MPPKKKKVTGLIKLQIQAGAANPAPPVGPALGQHGVNIMEFCKAYNAATESQRGWVIPVEITVYEDRSFTFVTKTPPAAKMILKAAGVEKGSGEPHKTKVAKITEAQVREIATTKMPDLNANDLDAAAKIIAGTARSMGITVEG